One part of the Caproiciproducens sp. CPB-2 genome encodes these proteins:
- a CDS encoding MBL fold metallo-hydrolase, translating into MYIKIHRGTAQIGGNLIEIGTDQTRILFDVGANLPPLDGKGAEDSIEIEGLTCGKSAFDWVFLSHHHNDHCGLADRILPGIPILSGEETHRILDVISDFTGSPRPEIHLHFKSGQPIQLDDIRVTPIGVEHSAADAYMFLVQADGKSVLYTGDYRAADSIPTQIRQLLGGQKLDLLISEGTNVRIEKQGRNAPQNENQVEQRACELMKQYEGTVFVLCSSTNEERIRAIHRAAKSAGRAVCEDLFLTAVRTQREENTLRFVAHYTSEEKTPRTYAYFQRYFERRKLLGAESLAKISGKKVIFVRTSMLPFLKSYLACRPDEKNLLIYSIWQGYRETRPVKDLLAFCGTHGIEVADLHCSGHAYRNAIQELIGVLNPQALIPIHCEAQDREQFKALHPNCLMVRDGERWEVSKCWKAGLQFYQ; encoded by the coding sequence ATGTACATAAAAATTCATCGTGGAACAGCACAAATCGGCGGAAACCTGATTGAAATCGGAACCGATCAGACCAGAATTTTGTTTGACGTGGGAGCCAACCTGCCGCCTCTTGACGGAAAAGGAGCAGAAGATTCTATCGAAATAGAAGGACTTACTTGCGGCAAATCTGCGTTTGACTGGGTGTTTCTCAGTCATCATCATAACGATCATTGTGGGCTGGCGGATCGGATTTTGCCCGGCATTCCGATTCTTTCGGGAGAAGAGACCCACCGTATTTTGGATGTGATCTCCGACTTTACCGGTTCGCCCCGCCCGGAAATCCATCTTCATTTCAAAAGCGGTCAGCCGATTCAACTGGATGATATACGGGTAACACCGATTGGGGTAGAGCATTCTGCAGCAGATGCCTATATGTTTTTGGTTCAGGCGGATGGGAAGAGCGTGCTTTATACCGGGGATTACCGGGCAGCGGACTCTATTCCCACACAAATCCGGCAGTTGCTTGGGGGACAAAAGCTGGATCTCCTGATCAGCGAGGGAACCAATGTCCGTATAGAAAAACAGGGCAGAAACGCCCCGCAGAACGAAAACCAGGTGGAGCAGCGTGCCTGCGAGTTGATGAAGCAATATGAGGGCACAGTGTTTGTCCTGTGTTCCTCTACGAATGAAGAACGAATCCGCGCGATACACCGGGCGGCAAAGAGCGCCGGACGAGCTGTATGCGAGGATTTGTTTTTAACGGCGGTTCGCACGCAAAGGGAGGAAAATACCCTGCGCTTTGTAGCACATTATACCAGCGAGGAAAAAACGCCGCGTACATACGCCTATTTTCAGCGTTATTTTGAACGGCGTAAACTCCTGGGCGCAGAGAGCCTTGCAAAGATTTCGGGGAAAAAGGTGATTTTTGTGCGAACCTCTATGCTTCCCTTTTTAAAGAGCTATTTGGCTTGCCGCCCTGATGAAAAAAATCTGCTCATCTATTCCATATGGCAGGGATACCGGGAAACTCGCCCTGTCAAAGACCTGCTGGCCTTTTGCGGCACTCATGGAATCGAGGTAGCAGACCTGCATTGCAGCGGACACGCTTACCGAAACGCCATACAAGAGTTGATTGGCGTACTCAATCCTCAAGCGCTGATTCCCATTCATTGTGAAGCACAAGACCGGGAGCAATTCAAGGCACTTCATCCGAACTGCCTGATGGTACGCGATGGCGAAAGATGGGAGGTATCAAAATGCTGGAAGGCTGGCTTGCAATTTTATCAGTGA
- a CDS encoding WG repeat-containing protein, whose product MDHRKECRIYTMTGEAVGGFLSGSHVYPDSEVDLYHEFLSLYLLQIESGGKWGLMNVETNELAISLQFDYIHPMFSAKNPPKTNHAKTSHAVKNALHGYINVLGETVIPFVYEDACHYASSNGYFAVKRGKWGVVNRENEPILPFVFDRIDLDSCFDRYAGGLQPYAGISAIRDGYMVLFDMDGEILEDHLTAQPCGYSTHGFGDYMLLQRKRKFGVACRDGRLITNITMLKREAMHLIRKLEGAC is encoded by the coding sequence ATGGATCATAGAAAAGAGTGCCGTATTTACACAATGACCGGAGAAGCTGTCGGCGGGTTCCTTTCCGGCAGCCACGTTTACCCGGATTCAGAAGTTGATCTATATCATGAATTTTTAAGTCTCTATTTGCTGCAGATAGAATCCGGCGGAAAATGGGGCTTGATGAACGTTGAGACCAATGAACTTGCGATTTCCCTGCAATTTGACTATATCCACCCGATGTTCAGTGCTAAGAACCCTCCAAAAACCAACCATGCAAAAACGAGCCACGCTGTAAAAAATGCTTTGCACGGATATATCAATGTACTGGGAGAGACGGTAATTCCGTTTGTGTATGAAGATGCCTGTCACTATGCTTCTTCAAATGGATATTTTGCGGTCAAACGTGGAAAATGGGGGGTGGTGAATAGGGAAAATGAGCCGATACTCCCCTTTGTTTTCGATAGAATTGACCTGGATAGCTGTTTTGACCGCTATGCAGGGGGGCTTCAGCCTTATGCAGGAATCAGCGCCATTCGAGATGGATACATGGTTCTGTTCGATATGGATGGTGAGATATTGGAGGATCATCTGACCGCCCAGCCATGCGGATATAGTACGCACGGGTTTGGAGATTATATGCTGCTACAGCGCAAGCGAAAATTCGGCGTGGCCTGCCGGGATGGACGGCTCATTACCAACATTACGATGCTCAAACGGGAAGCCATGCATTTGATTCGGAAATTGGAGGGAGCTTGCTGA
- a CDS encoding helix-turn-helix transcriptional regulator has translation MKVDRLVSVIMILLDKERIGAQELADMFEVSPRTIYRDIDTINMAGIPIRSTPGVGGGFEIMQKYKIDKKVFSTSDLSAILMGLSGLSNVIRGDELVNALAKVKSFIPADRAKDIELKANQIYIDLSPWMGNRNIQPYLEIIKTTLQESKLLSFEYADRYGNRTSRTAEPYQLVLKSNHWYLQGYCHKRNDYRLFKLSRMSSLQMQEETFTPRDYQKPTLDFADILESMQTEIKIRIHRSVMDRVLDFCSYEHFWPDGDEHYIVRFPFIENDYYYNILLGFGDKCECLEPLHIRTEMKRRIYDIAALYEN, from the coding sequence ATGAAAGTAGACAGGCTTGTCAGCGTTATTATGATACTCCTTGATAAAGAGCGGATAGGCGCACAGGAGTTAGCAGATATGTTTGAAGTTTCGCCCCGCACAATCTACCGTGACATAGACACGATCAACATGGCGGGCATTCCTATCCGCTCAACCCCGGGAGTTGGCGGCGGCTTTGAAATTATGCAGAAATACAAAATTGATAAAAAAGTTTTTTCGACTTCCGACCTTTCCGCTATCTTGATGGGACTTTCCGGCCTTTCAAACGTGATACGAGGTGATGAACTGGTAAACGCCCTTGCGAAAGTCAAGAGCTTTATCCCCGCCGACAGAGCAAAAGACATTGAATTAAAAGCAAATCAAATCTATATAGATTTAAGTCCGTGGATGGGTAACAGAAACATACAACCATATTTAGAAATTATCAAAACAACACTGCAGGAAAGCAAGCTGCTTTCGTTTGAATATGCAGACCGCTACGGGAATAGAACCTCACGAACAGCCGAGCCATATCAGCTTGTATTGAAAAGCAATCATTGGTATTTGCAAGGGTATTGCCATAAAAGAAATGATTACCGCTTATTCAAGCTATCCCGCATGTCAAGCCTGCAAATGCAAGAGGAAACTTTTACACCGCGAGATTATCAAAAACCGACTTTAGACTTCGCTGATATTTTGGAATCGATGCAAACAGAAATTAAAATCCGTATTCATAGATCTGTGATGGATCGGGTACTTGATTTTTGCTCTTATGAACACTTTTGGCCAGACGGCGATGAGCATTACATTGTTCGTTTCCCGTTCATAGAGAACGATTACTACTACAATATTCTTTTGGGTTTTGGGGATAAATGCGAATGTTTAGAGCCGCTACATATCCGCACAGAAATGAAGCGCAGGATATACGATATAGCTGCCTTATACGAAAACTAA
- a CDS encoding type 1 glutamine amidotransferase family protein: MFTIYVYVLDTLADWELGYVTSELNSGRFFKKGAQRVSLKTVSYSKEPIHTMGGLTIVPDCLMDDIVVSETSMLLLPGADTWNDPKHGAIIEKASELLSADATVCAICGATAALANFGILDKRPHTSNGAGFFEMVSPCYKGQSFYIDKPSVEDNNLITASCTGALLWAKQIIEHLGVFQSNTLEAWYEYFSTGEPEHFFALMQTLPSGNEN, encoded by the coding sequence ATGTTTACGATCTATGTTTACGTTCTTGATACTTTAGCCGACTGGGAACTGGGGTACGTAACTTCGGAGCTGAATTCTGGTCGATTTTTTAAAAAGGGCGCGCAGCGTGTATCGCTCAAAACGGTCAGTTATTCCAAAGAGCCGATCCATACAATGGGCGGGCTGACAATCGTGCCCGATTGCTTAATGGATGATATTGTTGTGAGTGAAACAAGCATGTTGCTATTACCGGGCGCAGATACGTGGAACGACCCAAAGCATGGCGCGATCATCGAAAAAGCAAGCGAGCTTCTCTCTGCAGACGCTACGGTGTGTGCAATATGCGGGGCTACCGCTGCGCTTGCGAACTTTGGAATACTGGATAAGCGTCCGCATACCAGTAATGGAGCGGGATTTTTTGAAATGGTTTCTCCCTGTTATAAAGGGCAAAGCTTTTATATAGACAAGCCGTCTGTGGAGGATAACAACCTGATTACTGCAAGTTGCACCGGAGCCTTGTTGTGGGCGAAACAAATAATTGAACATTTAGGCGTTTTTCAATCAAACACACTGGAAGCTTGGTATGAATATTTCAGTACCGGTGAGCCTGAACATTTCTTTGCCCTCATGCAAACTTTGCCGTCTGGGAATGAAAACTGA
- a CDS encoding V-type ATP synthase subunit D has product MATVHVNPTRMELTRLKKKLITALRGHKLLKDKRDELMRRFLDLVRENKTLREKVEQGIAAANRNFVLARSVMSDEILNVALMTPKQEVTLELETQNVMSVEIPKYHYKTRTSDANDIYSYGYAFTSGDLDSAVKSLSDLLPDMLRLAECEKACQLLAAEIEKTRRRVNALEHVMIPEMQDSIRYITMKLDENERSTQIRLMKVKDMMLEQAHHYKEKLG; this is encoded by the coding sequence TTGGCAACTGTTCATGTAAATCCAACGCGAATGGAACTGACCCGTTTGAAGAAGAAGCTAATCACGGCGCTGCGCGGGCATAAGCTTTTGAAAGACAAACGCGATGAACTGATGCGCCGCTTTCTTGATCTTGTTCGGGAAAACAAAACGCTTCGGGAAAAAGTGGAGCAGGGGATTGCGGCGGCCAACCGGAATTTTGTGCTGGCGCGGTCCGTCATGTCGGATGAAATTCTGAATGTGGCGCTGATGACCCCCAAACAGGAGGTCACCTTGGAACTGGAGACCCAAAATGTGATGAGTGTGGAAATTCCAAAATATCACTACAAAACAAGGACATCCGACGCCAATGATATTTATTCCTACGGGTATGCCTTTACTTCCGGCGATCTTGACTCGGCGGTAAAGTCCCTGTCCGACCTGCTGCCGGATATGCTCCGGCTGGCGGAATGTGAGAAAGCCTGCCAGCTGCTCGCGGCGGAAATCGAAAAGACCCGGCGCCGGGTCAACGCCCTTGAGCATGTGATGATTCCGGAAATGCAGGACAGCATCCGCTACATTACGATGAAGCTGGACGAAAACGAGCGCAGTACCCAAATACGCCTGATGAAGGTCAAGGACATGATGCTGGAACAGGCACATCATTACAAAGAAAAGCTTGGATAA
- a CDS encoding V-type ATP synthase subunit B has protein sequence MPKEYRTIQEVAGPLMLVQGVENVNYNELGEIELANGEKRRCKVLEIDGGNALVQLFESSTGINLSNSRVRFLGRSMELGVSRDMLSRVFDGLGRPIDGGPEILPDRRMDINGLPMNPAARNYPQEFIQTGVSAIDGLNTLVRGQKLPIFSASGLPHANLAAQIARQAKVRGTSEPFAVVFAAMGITFEESNFFIESFRETGAIDRAVLFVNLANDPAVERIATPRMALTAAEYLAFEKDMHVLVILTDITNYADALREVSAARKEVPGRRGYPGYMYTDLASLYERAGRQKGKPGSITLIPILTMPEDDKTHPIPDLTGYITEGQIILSRELYRKGVTPPIDVLPSLSRLKDKGIGEGKTRADHANTMNQLFAAYARGKEAKELMVILGEAALTDIDRLYAKFSDEFEKEYVSQGYQANRDIEETLAIGWRLLSILPRSELKRIKDEFLDQYYGK, from the coding sequence ATGCCGAAGGAATACAGAACTATCCAGGAAGTGGCCGGCCCTCTGATGCTGGTACAGGGCGTGGAAAATGTAAACTATAACGAATTGGGCGAAATCGAGCTTGCCAACGGGGAAAAGCGCCGCTGCAAGGTGCTGGAAATAGACGGCGGAAACGCGCTGGTACAGCTGTTTGAAAGCTCGACCGGCATCAACCTGAGCAACAGCCGCGTGCGCTTTCTGGGCCGCAGCATGGAACTGGGCGTGTCGCGGGATATGCTCAGCCGCGTATTCGACGGCCTTGGCCGTCCTATCGACGGGGGGCCGGAAATACTGCCGGACCGCCGCATGGATATTAACGGGCTTCCCATGAATCCAGCCGCGCGCAATTACCCGCAGGAATTTATCCAGACCGGGGTTTCCGCCATCGACGGGCTGAATACGCTCGTACGCGGGCAAAAGCTGCCGATCTTTTCGGCCAGCGGTTTGCCTCACGCAAATCTGGCCGCCCAGATCGCCCGTCAGGCAAAGGTGCGCGGTACTTCGGAACCGTTTGCCGTTGTGTTTGCGGCCATGGGTATCACCTTTGAGGAATCCAACTTCTTTATTGAGAGCTTCCGGGAAACGGGCGCGATCGACCGTGCGGTACTGTTTGTAAACCTCGCGAACGACCCCGCCGTCGAACGCATCGCGACCCCCAGAATGGCCCTTACCGCAGCGGAATACCTTGCTTTCGAAAAAGATATGCACGTTCTGGTCATTCTGACCGATATTACCAACTATGCGGACGCCCTGCGCGAGGTCTCCGCCGCGCGGAAGGAAGTCCCCGGCAGACGCGGGTATCCCGGATATATGTACACCGATCTTGCCTCGCTTTATGAGCGCGCTGGCAGACAGAAAGGAAAACCCGGCAGTATTACGCTGATTCCGATTCTGACCATGCCGGAAGATGATAAGACGCACCCCATCCCGGACCTTACCGGGTACATTACGGAAGGACAGATCATCCTCAGCCGCGAACTGTACCGCAAGGGCGTTACGCCGCCGATCGACGTTCTGCCGTCGCTTTCCCGGCTGAAGGACAAAGGAATTGGCGAAGGAAAGACACGCGCCGACCACGCGAACACCATGAATCAGCTGTTCGCCGCCTATGCGCGCGGAAAAGAAGCAAAGGAGCTCATGGTCATTCTGGGCGAAGCCGCTCTGACTGACATTGACCGGCTTTACGCGAAGTTCTCCGACGAATTTGAGAAGGAATATGTGTCCCAGGGATATCAGGCCAACCGTGATATTGAGGAAACGCTTGCCATCGGCTGGAGGCTGCTCTCCATCCTTCCCCGCAGCGAGTTGAAGAGAATTAAAGATGAATTTCTGGATCAATACTACGGAAAGTAG